From one Luteolibacter sp. SL250 genomic stretch:
- a CDS encoding potassium transporter TrkG, whose amino-acid sequence MEELDGQGETPASVRACRKWLHPLFALVSSICLLGIIGWTGEVTPWQHWLTVFTGIAFAAERSWVFLKMRDHHVERRRLAYHAGLAGVVLIAIILLFSFKGSSWITGKHLFIQTVVLISGLASLIHHQGRFTARAFHPGLVLMASFLLIIIVGTLLLKMPRCTVAGQGCSWLDAAFTSTSAVCVTGLAVQNTATYFSTTGQLVILFLIQVGGLGIMTLTFFAAVVLFEGLSMHDRLLLGRMLQENRLARVNHTLAFIVIMTFACEGVGAVVLYSSLGAVTAPGERVFQAVFHSVSAFCNAGFSTLPDGLADKLVKDNVLCQLGIMGLIVVGGLGALTNEDLTQWAVAKVRRWRDKEGRRYRLRVQTRLVITVTGVLIVGGALIVLVTEYVFWNGPGNGGRILSAFFHSVTARTAGFNAVPMSSIGVLTMQVVIVLMLIGGSPGGTAGGLRTTTVAVALGHLWLQLRGSSRGMVVFNRTIPAETGSRALGLVFLAILWLAVNFVILQYLEAGRGHSDTRLIFELVSAFATVGLSIDLTPLLTDGSKCLLIVNMFVGRIGLLTVLATLIPPDRRPASGKPGENILLI is encoded by the coding sequence ATGGAGGAACTCGATGGACAGGGAGAAACGCCGGCATCAGTGCGGGCATGCAGGAAGTGGCTGCATCCTCTGTTCGCCCTTGTCTCCTCCATCTGTCTCCTCGGCATCATCGGCTGGACCGGTGAAGTCACCCCTTGGCAGCACTGGCTGACGGTTTTCACGGGGATTGCATTCGCCGCGGAGAGGAGCTGGGTCTTCCTCAAAATGCGGGACCACCACGTTGAGAGGCGCCGTCTCGCCTATCATGCCGGTCTGGCGGGAGTCGTGCTGATTGCCATCATCCTATTGTTTTCCTTCAAGGGGAGTTCCTGGATCACCGGAAAGCATCTTTTCATCCAGACGGTGGTCCTCATATCGGGGCTGGCGTCGCTGATCCATCATCAGGGCCGGTTCACCGCACGGGCGTTCCACCCGGGCCTGGTTCTGATGGCCTCATTCCTTCTCATCATCATCGTTGGCACACTGCTGTTGAAGATGCCTCGTTGTACGGTCGCCGGGCAGGGTTGTTCGTGGCTGGATGCGGCATTCACCAGCACCAGCGCCGTCTGTGTGACCGGACTGGCGGTGCAGAATACGGCCACCTATTTTTCGACCACCGGACAGCTCGTGATCCTGTTCCTGATCCAAGTGGGTGGGCTTGGCATCATGACCCTGACCTTTTTTGCGGCGGTCGTTTTGTTCGAGGGGCTTTCAATGCATGACCGGCTCCTTCTCGGACGGATGCTGCAGGAGAACCGGTTGGCGAGGGTGAACCACACCCTCGCGTTCATCGTCATCATGACGTTTGCCTGCGAAGGGGTGGGTGCGGTGGTGCTCTATTCCTCGCTGGGGGCGGTCACGGCTCCCGGAGAAAGAGTGTTCCAGGCGGTCTTCCATTCCGTTTCCGCGTTCTGCAACGCGGGTTTCTCCACGCTGCCCGATGGCTTGGCGGACAAATTGGTGAAGGACAACGTCCTGTGCCAGTTGGGCATCATGGGGCTGATTGTCGTGGGAGGGCTGGGTGCCCTGACGAACGAAGATCTGACCCAGTGGGCTGTGGCGAAGGTCCGGAGATGGAGGGACAAGGAGGGGAGGAGATACCGGTTGCGGGTGCAGACCAGACTGGTGATCACGGTCACCGGTGTGCTGATCGTGGGAGGTGCGCTGATCGTTCTGGTCACCGAGTACGTGTTTTGGAATGGCCCCGGGAATGGCGGTCGCATTTTGAGTGCGTTCTTTCACTCGGTGACCGCGCGGACGGCTGGCTTCAACGCGGTCCCGATGTCGTCGATCGGCGTTCTGACCATGCAGGTGGTGATCGTCCTGATGCTGATCGGAGGTTCTCCCGGGGGAACGGCCGGAGGACTACGCACGACCACCGTCGCCGTGGCGCTGGGGCACCTGTGGCTGCAGCTCCGTGGCAGTTCCCGCGGGATGGTGGTCTTCAACCGGACCATTCCGGCGGAGACCGGATCCCGTGCCTTGGGGTTGGTTTTCCTGGCGATTCTGTGGCTTGCGGTGAACTTCGTGATCCTGCAGTACCTGGAGGCGGGGAGGGGGCATTCGGACACCCGGTTGATTTTCGAGCTGGTCAGCGCGTTCGCCACGGTGGGGCTTTCGATCGATCTCACCCCGCTGCTCACGGACGGCAGCAAATGCCTCCTGATCGTCAACATGTTCGTTGGCAGGATCGGTCTGCTTACGGTGCTGGCGACCCTCATTCCGCCTGACCGGCGGCCTGCTTCCGGCAAACCCGGAGAAAACATCCTCCTCATCTGA
- a CDS encoding response regulator, whose product MNASAKALIIDDEPQLRRLLRIVLESKGYEVYEAETGNLGLGEAAFRRPDVILLDLGLPDMDGIDVLRKLREWTETPVLILSVRDQERTKVEALESGADDYVTKPFSTPELIARLAVIQRRGKTSDDPLLKLGQLTIDLAKREVSAGMEILKLTPIEYDLLRMLAKNPGRVLTRQQILSQIWGPNAREHGDYLRVYVSYLRKKITNGGVEIRNEPGIGYRLLVPESP is encoded by the coding sequence ATGAATGCCTCCGCCAAAGCATTGATCATCGATGACGAGCCCCAGCTCCGGCGGCTGCTGCGCATCGTGCTCGAGTCAAAGGGGTATGAGGTCTACGAAGCGGAGACCGGCAACCTCGGCCTGGGTGAGGCGGCATTCCGCAGGCCGGATGTGATCCTGCTCGATCTCGGCCTGCCGGATATGGACGGCATCGATGTCCTCAGGAAACTCCGCGAGTGGACGGAGACCCCCGTTCTCATCCTGTCCGTCCGTGACCAGGAACGGACGAAAGTCGAGGCACTGGAGAGCGGGGCCGACGACTATGTGACGAAGCCCTTCTCCACCCCGGAACTGATCGCCCGGCTGGCGGTCATCCAACGGCGTGGAAAGACCTCGGATGATCCCTTACTGAAACTGGGACAACTCACCATCGACCTGGCGAAGCGGGAGGTCTCCGCAGGCATGGAGATCCTGAAGCTGACGCCCATCGAGTATGACCTGCTGCGCATGCTGGCGAAGAATCCCGGTCGGGTGCTGACGCGGCAGCAGATCCTCTCCCAGATCTGGGGGCCGAACGCCCGGGAACACGGCGACTATCTGAGGGTCTATGTTTCCTACCTCAGGAAAAAGATCACGAACGGCGGCGTTGAGATCCGCAATGAACCCGGCATCGGCTATCGGCTGCTGGTTCCGGAGTCCCCGTGA
- a CDS encoding TrkA family potassium uptake protein, whose translation MKFCIIGLGNFGTQLARQLGRDGHEIVAVDNDPAHIHALKDEIEYIVRADCTDLAAFHEIPVDACDAVILAIGEDFEASLSIAANLQQLGAKRIISRIINPLHGRLLKLLKIDELMIPEAMAAAWLARSLKTPDLIDSLDLGGGYEIAQIITPPPLVGKTLQEAELRSKYDLNLVTIGKSRGAAALSSVRQPISKVLGIPQPDRPFEEDDVMVLFGLGKNLRKMMRDHHP comes from the coding sequence ATGAAATTCTGCATCATCGGTCTTGGAAACTTCGGCACCCAACTCGCACGCCAGCTCGGGCGTGACGGGCATGAAATCGTGGCGGTGGACAATGATCCCGCCCACATCCACGCGCTCAAGGATGAGATCGAATACATCGTCCGGGCGGACTGCACGGATCTGGCCGCCTTCCACGAAATACCCGTGGACGCCTGTGATGCGGTGATCCTGGCCATCGGTGAGGACTTCGAGGCTTCGCTCTCCATCGCGGCGAATCTCCAGCAGCTCGGGGCGAAGCGGATCATCAGCCGCATCATCAATCCCCTCCATGGCCGGTTGCTGAAGCTGCTGAAGATCGACGAACTGATGATCCCGGAGGCGATGGCCGCCGCATGGCTGGCCCGCTCCCTCAAGACCCCGGATCTGATCGACAGCCTGGATCTCGGAGGGGGGTATGAGATCGCCCAGATCATCACGCCGCCACCGCTGGTTGGCAAAACCCTGCAGGAGGCGGAACTCCGGTCGAAGTATGACCTCAACCTCGTGACCATCGGAAAATCCCGTGGAGCAGCCGCCCTGAGTTCCGTCCGCCAGCCCATCAGCAAAGTCCTTGGCATCCCCCAGCCGGACCGACCGTTCGAGGAGGATGACGTAATGGTCCTTTTCGGGCTGGGGAAAAACCTGCGGAAAATGATGCGGGACCATCATCCATGA
- a CDS encoding sensor histidine kinase KdpD: protein MTANDPRPDPDALLAEVLREEAEMKQGKLFIFLGMCPGVGKTYAMLKAARQRKIDGVDVLVGVVETHGRSETAELLDGLEVLPRKSFEHRGHVLQEFDLDVVLLRKPALVLVDELAHTNVPGSRHAKRHQDVLELIAAGIDVFTTVNVQHIESQVDTVKQITGVTITETVPDSILDYAHEIEVIDLSVEKLLDRMSAGKVYLGERAELAATNFFKEGNLTALREMALRFTAEHVDRDLEEIRRSKRISSPWQANARLLVGVGPSPYAESLIRWTRRAATRLGCQWLAVWVEGSQRPTPEQQERLALCLGLARKLGAEVVSVTGEEVATALLEVARERNVTQIVVGKPDRRSWLRRSLAERIVDASGEIDVCVVRPVLATAMRKSPPRRTPSGYSGIIRDYLWIAGITFGLVAAGWVILPETGYPFIGMMFLLAVIFSGLKFSRGPVLAMAALSAMSWNYFFIRPRFTLHISKLEDMLMFGMFFIVAVSMGHLTTRLRQRERAERDRQRQTAALLRVTQSAALSAELDKGLQDALRTIGDLLHAETALFVRNIDRSLPASPHPASTFTPTPKEWGVINWTYQNKAAAGRFTDTLPESAATWFPLQTASAVMGVLGIRLGNDDLLDFRTRQSVEAFALQLALVLEKEHFVQAITQAELLAQSERLQRTLLDSVSHELKTPLAVIQASLEGLPGNDNPYLAEIHTASQRLQRVVNHLLQMTRIESSSVQSAGEWCLPGDIIHQAVGLAGDELDAHPLAIHVPDDLPPVRTDPNLLSQAMANILHNAAIYTPQGTAIQVSGAMDGPGVLVFRILDDGPGLPEGDEEKVFRKFYRPQGSPAGGTGLGLSITRALVKALGGDVKAGNPTGGGAEFTIRLPVETLPS from the coding sequence ATGACCGCCAACGATCCACGACCTGATCCAGACGCGCTTCTCGCCGAAGTGCTGCGCGAGGAAGCGGAGATGAAGCAAGGCAAGCTCTTCATCTTTCTGGGCATGTGCCCGGGGGTCGGGAAGACCTACGCCATGCTGAAGGCCGCGAGGCAGCGGAAAATAGACGGCGTGGATGTCCTCGTGGGGGTGGTGGAAACCCATGGCCGCAGCGAGACCGCGGAGTTGCTGGATGGACTGGAGGTTCTCCCCCGGAAATCCTTCGAACACCGGGGGCATGTGCTCCAGGAGTTCGATCTTGATGTCGTCCTCCTACGGAAACCCGCGTTGGTGCTGGTGGATGAGCTGGCGCACACCAACGTACCCGGTTCCCGCCACGCGAAGCGCCACCAGGACGTGCTGGAGTTGATCGCCGCCGGCATTGATGTCTTCACAACGGTGAACGTCCAGCACATCGAGAGCCAGGTGGACACCGTGAAGCAGATCACCGGTGTGACCATCACGGAGACGGTCCCGGACTCGATCCTCGACTACGCCCACGAGATCGAAGTCATCGACCTGAGCGTGGAAAAGCTGCTCGACCGCATGAGCGCGGGGAAGGTCTACCTCGGCGAACGGGCGGAACTGGCTGCCACGAATTTTTTCAAGGAAGGGAATCTGACCGCCCTGCGTGAAATGGCGCTGCGTTTCACCGCGGAACATGTGGACAGGGATCTGGAGGAAATCCGTCGGTCGAAAAGGATCAGTTCACCATGGCAGGCGAACGCACGCCTTTTGGTGGGGGTTGGTCCCAGCCCCTATGCGGAAAGCCTGATCCGGTGGACGCGGCGCGCGGCGACGCGTCTGGGATGCCAGTGGCTGGCCGTCTGGGTGGAGGGTTCACAGCGGCCCACCCCTGAGCAGCAGGAAAGGCTGGCACTTTGCCTGGGTCTGGCGCGCAAGCTGGGGGCGGAGGTGGTATCCGTGACAGGTGAGGAAGTGGCAACCGCTCTGCTAGAAGTCGCGCGCGAGCGGAATGTCACGCAGATCGTCGTCGGCAAACCGGACAGACGGTCATGGCTCAGGCGGTCGCTTGCAGAGCGGATCGTGGACGCGAGCGGTGAGATCGATGTCTGCGTGGTCCGCCCGGTGCTCGCTACCGCGATGAGGAAAAGCCCTCCGAGGCGGACACCGTCCGGATACTCCGGCATCATCCGTGACTACCTCTGGATCGCCGGGATCACGTTCGGCCTTGTGGCGGCGGGGTGGGTGATCCTGCCAGAGACCGGTTACCCCTTCATCGGCATGATGTTCCTGCTGGCGGTGATCTTTTCCGGCCTGAAATTCAGCCGGGGTCCCGTCCTGGCGATGGCGGCGCTCAGCGCGATGTCGTGGAACTACTTCTTCATCCGGCCCCGTTTCACACTGCACATCAGCAAGCTGGAGGACATGCTGATGTTCGGGATGTTCTTCATCGTCGCCGTGAGCATGGGGCACCTCACCACCCGCCTGCGCCAGCGGGAGCGGGCCGAACGTGACCGGCAGCGCCAGACCGCGGCCCTCCTCCGGGTGACGCAGAGCGCCGCACTTTCCGCGGAACTGGACAAGGGACTCCAGGACGCTTTGCGCACCATCGGCGATCTGCTGCACGCGGAAACGGCGCTGTTCGTCCGCAACATCGACCGCTCGCTGCCGGCCTCCCCCCACCCCGCCAGCACGTTCACACCAACGCCGAAAGAATGGGGGGTCATCAACTGGACCTACCAGAACAAGGCTGCGGCGGGCAGATTCACCGACACGCTCCCGGAATCCGCCGCGACGTGGTTTCCCCTCCAGACCGCCTCCGCTGTCATGGGGGTGCTGGGCATCCGCCTCGGGAACGATGACCTTCTGGATTTCCGCACCCGCCAATCCGTGGAGGCCTTCGCCCTGCAACTGGCGCTCGTATTGGAGAAGGAACACTTCGTGCAAGCCATCACCCAGGCGGAGCTGCTGGCTCAGTCCGAGCGCCTCCAGCGCACCCTGCTGGACAGCGTTTCCCATGAGCTGAAGACCCCGCTCGCGGTGATCCAGGCATCTCTCGAAGGATTGCCCGGAAATGACAATCCATACCTGGCAGAGATCCACACCGCCAGCCAGCGCCTCCAGCGGGTGGTGAACCACCTTCTCCAGATGACCCGCATCGAGTCCTCGTCCGTGCAATCCGCCGGGGAGTGGTGCCTGCCGGGGGACATCATCCACCAGGCGGTCGGGCTGGCGGGAGACGAGCTCGATGCCCACCCGCTGGCCATCCATGTCCCGGATGATCTTCCCCCCGTCCGCACCGACCCCAACCTGCTGTCCCAGGCGATGGCGAACATCCTCCACAATGCCGCCATCTACACCCCGCAGGGGACTGCCATCCAAGTGAGCGGTGCCATGGATGGTCCGGGTGTGCTGGTGTTCCGTATCCTTGATGATGGCCCGGGACTGCCGGAAGGTGACGAGGAAAAGGTGTTCAGGAAATTCTACCGCCCTCAAGGAAGCCCCGCCGGGGGAACAGGTCTGGGCCTGTCCATCACCCGGGCCCTGGTGAAGGCCTTGGGCGGAGACGTCAAAGCTGGCAACCCCACCGGCGGAGGGGCAGAATTCACCATCCGCCTGCCGGTGGAGACCCTTCCATCATGA